Within the Prochlorococcus sp. MIT 1300 genome, the region ATTCCACCAGGTGTAGACGAAGCTGCATACGTAAAAGCCACATGGCTCAGCTCAGTTGCACAGAGAAGCACTATTTCACCTTTGGTTTCACCCTTAGACGCAACTCATTTATTAGGCACCATGGTAGGTGGTTATAACGTTTCGGCTTTACTTGAACTACTCTCCAACAAAGATGAAGCAATAGCAAATAATGCCGCAAAAGAGTTAAGTCAAATCCTGCTGGTATATGACGCAGTTAATGATGTATTGGAGCTGGCAAAAACCAATCCTTTTGCAAAAAAAGTAATTACTAGCTGGGCTGATGGAGAATGGTTTACCTCAAAAGCATCGTTGCCACAAGAAATTACAGTAACTATTTTTAAAGTTACTGGAGAAACAAATACTGATGATTTATCTCCCGCAACTCATGCCACCACAAGACCAGACATCCCATTACATGCCTTAGCAATGCTCGAAACTAGAGACCCTAGTGCTCTTGCAACTATATACGAAAACAAGAAGAAAGGTCATCCAATTGCATATGTTGGTGATGTAGTGGGTACAGGAAGTTCGCGGAAATCAGCTATAAATTCTGTCCTATGGCATATAGGAAATGACATCCCGTATGTGCCAAATAAACGTGCAGGTGGAATAATTTTAGGAGGAAAAATTGCACCGATATTTTTTAATACTGCAGAGGACTCTGGCACCCTTCCAATCGAATGTGATGTCAGCCAACTTGAAACTGGAGATGTAATTAAGATCTACCCATATGAAGGAGTTATTAAAAAGGCAGAAATTGAGACGTCTAATTACTCCGATCAACCATTAACAAAGTTTGAGCTCAAACCAGCCACAATTCACGACGAAGTACAGGCAGGAGGCCGCATTCCATTAATGATTGGAAGAGCATTAACCGACAAAGTCAGGAAAAAGCTGGGGCTAGAGCCATCCAATCTCTTCATACGGCCAAGTGAGAAATTAGAAACCCACCATGGTTTTACCCAAGCCCAAAAAATGGTCGGTAGAGCTTGTGGCCTTATTGGAGTAACTCCAGGAACAAGCTGTGAACCTGTCATGACAACTGTTGGGAGCCAAGACACAACAGGTCCGATGACTAGAGATGAAATGAAGGAGCTGGCTTGCCTTGGCTTCTCAGCAGACCTAGTAATGCAAAGCTTTTGCCATACAGCCGCTTATCCAAAGCCAATAGATCTAAAAACTCAAAAAGAATTACCTGATTTTTTCTCAGAACGCGGAGGAGTAGCTCTTCGTCCAGGAGACGGAATTATTCATAGCTGGTTAAATCGAATGCTTCTCCCAGATACTGTAGGAACAGGTGGCGATAGTCACACTCGGTTCCCACTCGGCATCTCATTCCCAGGTGGCTCAGGAATAGTAGCCTTTGCAGCAGCTATTGGCTCAATGCCTTTAGACATGCCTGAGTCGGTATTAGTGAGATTCAAAGGCTCACTGCAATCAGGAATAACCCTAAGAGACATAGTCAATGCAATCCCTTGGGTCGCAATTCAACAAGGACTCTTAACCATAGAAAAATCAAACAAAATCAATGTATTTAATGGAAAAATTATGGAAATAGAAGGATTGCCAGATTTAAAGCTAGAACAAGCTTTTGAACTAACAGATGCTAGTGCAGAAAGATCATGTGCTGGTTGTTCTATCAAGCTCTCTGAAGAAACGGTCGCAGAATATTTGAAAAGCAATGTGGCTTTAATGCAAAATATGATTTTCCGTGGCTACCAGGATGCTCGTACCCTGCGACGACGAATTGAAGAAATGCAAAACTGGCTAAAAGAGCCAAAGCTTTTGAGTGCAGACCCAGACGCAACATATGCGGAAATCTTAAACATCGACCTAAGTGAAATTAAAGAGCCTGTTTTGGCATGTCCCAATGATCCTGACAATGTAAAGCTACTCAGCGAAGTAGCTAATGAATCTATTCAAGAAGTTTTTATAGGGTCTTGCATGACGAACATTGGGCACTACAGGGCTGCTGCAAAAATCCTTGAAGGAGAAGGCAGAATTAAAACTAGATTATGGGTTTGCCCACCTACTCGTATGGACGAAGAAATACTCAAAAAAGAAGGATTTTACGAGATTTTTGAAGCTGCTGGTAGTCGCATGGAAATGCCTGGATGTTCACTTTGCATGGGAAACCAGGCACGAGTAGAAGACAACACTACTGTCTTCTCTACGAGTACACGCAACTTCAATAATCGACTAGGTAAAGGCGCTCAAGTCTATTTAGGGAGTGCAGAATTAGCTGCCGTCTGTGCACTACTAGGCAAAATCCCGACCACTGCAGAATACCTTGCAATTGCAGGGGAAAAAATTACTCCTTATGCAAAAGATTTATACCGATATCTCAACTTTGATCAAATTTCAGGGTTTGAAGAAGAAAGTCGAGCAACTAACAAAGCAAATGAACAAGCTCTTTCCTCAAGCAAATAACAAGTGACCTTTACTAAAGCCATCAATTCAGAAGAACAAATCAACTCCAGTCGAAGTATTCGTCGACTTTTAAAACAAAGATGGTTTGTAGTTGTTTTAACTTTAATACTCACCGGTCTTGGAGCAGCCTTAACAGGGGTGCTATTCAAAGCAGGGATACATTTTTTAGAAGACTGGAGACTGAAACTTCGAGAGGATCTGCCAACTTGGTTTTTGTTGCCATCCTTAGGAGCGTTAGGGGGACTTGTTTCAGCGTTACTCATTTCACGACTAGCTCCAGCAGCAGGAGGCTCAGGAGTTACTCACATCATGGGTTATCTCAGACACAAAGCAGTGCCAATGGGACTACGAGTTGGGGTTATTAAATTAATTGCAGGAATCATTGCAATAGGTAGTGGATTCCCCTTGGGACCAGAAGGTCCTGCCGTGCAAATGGGGGGATCAGTTGCATGGAAAATGGCACAGATTCTGAAAGCACCTAGACCCTTTCGCAGGGTAATTGTTGCAGCAGGAGGGGGCGCAGGTATTGCGGCAGTTTTCAGTGCACCTATAGGTGGATTTATTTACGCAATCGAAGAACTACTTAACTCAGCCAGACCAGTGATTCTGCTACTGGTTGTAGTTACCACTTTCTGGGCAGATACCTGGGCTGATATTTTACAAAGTTTCGGGTTGGATCCAACAGCAGGTGGCTTCAATAGCAGTGTTGGATTTCAACTAGTACGAAAATACAACACAGATATTGCTTTTTTTCCTATCGATCTTGCTTACTTAATTGCCCTGGGTGTAATTATTGGCATCCTGGCAGAATTGTACAGCCGTTATGTTCTGACAATGCAGCGTAAAGGGAATCAATTATTCCAAAACCGGCTTGTCCTTCGCATGGTTCTTAGTGGTTTTTTGCTAGGTATTATTTATGCATCTTTAAGTGACTCATTTCATGACATCAGTTCTCTACAATATGAAATAGCCACTGGAAATCTAGGCATACGTAAAGCATTAGAAATATTCACGGTACTTTTTATAACTACTGGCTTGGCCGCAGCCTCAGGCGCTCCTGGTGGATTGTTCTACCCAATGCTTACCTTAGGAGGAGCAATAGGCCTGGCTTGTGGAGATTGGCTACAAGGGATAACAAACTATGTTCCGAGCACCTATGTTTTTGCGGGTATGGGAGCTTTTGTTGCTGGGTGCTCTAGGACACCTATCACAGCTATGTTCCTAGCATTTGCATTAACAAAAGATCTTCTGATTCTTAAGCCTATTTTAGTAGCATGTATCACCAGTTTTTTAATTGCTCGTATATTTAATGAACACTCTATTTATGAACGTCAACTAAACATGGAAATCACATGAAAATTTCAGCAGGCCATTTATTTTCCTCTCTGCATATTTCCCTTAACTTACAACCACTTGCATAATTAACTCTGAATAACGAAATACTACTCTTTAACCCAGCTTTACCAAGGGGTGATGCGCTTAAAGCAGTGCTGGCCTTCCCTAGTACATATGAAGTTGGAATAACTAGCTTGGGTTACCAAATCATCTGGTCTACCCTTGCTCAACGTGAAGATATTCATATAAAGCGTTTGTTTACTGATCAAGGAGATCAGCCGCATCAAAAATGCGATTTATTTGGACTCTCACTGAGCTGGGAATTAGACGGACCAGTGCTTCTGGATCTATTGGAAAAAAGTCGAATACCTCTATGGAGCTTTCAGCGAAAAGAAAATGACCCAATAGTTTTTGGCGGCGGGCCAGTTCTTACTGCAAACCCAGAGCCATTGGCTCCTTTTTTCGATGTAATTCTCCTAGGAGATGGTGAAGAGCTCCTCCCTAATTTCATCGAAACTTGTAAAAAGATACGGGGAGAAAAGCGGTTCAAGCAACTTCAAGCTTTAGCAACTATTCCAGGCATTTACGTTCCAAGCCTCTATGAACCTCAATTTTCGTCGGACGGCAACTTTCTAGGAGTTATTCCTATTGATCCAACAATCCCTTCATCAATCTCAAAGCAAACATGGAAAAGCAACACGCTCAGTCATTCAACAGTCATTACTCCTGATTCAGCCTGGCCAAATATTCACATGATTGAAGTGGTAAGAAGTTGTCCGGAATTATGTCGTTTTTGCCTGGCCAGCTACTTAACCCTACCTTTTCGCACTTCATCTCTAAACAATGGGCTATTACCCGCTCTCGAAAAAGGGCTCAAAGTGACTAAACGCATAGGGCTGCTAGGTGCATCTGTGACACAGCATCCAGAGTTTCCAGAGTTAATGCAATGGCTGAATAAAGAAAAATTTAATGATATTCACTTAAGTGTTAGCTCTGTTCGAGCTTCAACAGTAAACACTCAACTAACGAATATTTTGGCCAAGAGAGGAAGCAAATCAATAACCATTGCGATAGAAAGTGGCAGTGAACGTATTCGCAAGGTGATTAATAAAAAACTATTGGAAGAAGAAATATATAGTGCTGCCCGATATACACTTGAAGGAGGTCTTAAAGCACTCAAACTATATGGAATGGTTGGACTGCCTAGCGAAGAAGAAGAAGACGTAGATAAAACAGCCGAATTATTAATAAACTTAAAGAAAGCTGTTCCTCAACTTCGTCTAAAACTAGGTGTAAGCACTTTCGTACCTAAAGCTCATACTCCATTTCAATGGGACGGAATAAACAAAGATGCGGCAAAAAGACTGAAATATCTCAACAAAAAACTCAAGCCAAAAGGAATTGATATAAGACCAGAAAGTTATAGGCTAAGCGTTATCCAAACTTTATTATCTCGTAGTGATAGACGATTGGCTCCTGTAATAGCAAGAATGAGATGCGGTGAAAATAGTTTGAGTGCCTGGAAAAAAACTTATAATGAAGTCAGAAATCAAGATTTATATTCAGCCTCACAACCGACCCTCAGGCCTCTCCCTCCACCACCTCCTTGGGAAGAAGTAGTACATAAAAGGTGGGATGAATGCAACGTATTGCCTTGGAATCATATTAAGGGTCCTTTGGGGATAGACCGCTTACTAGAACATCGCCATTTGGCTTTAGAGAACAATGGTGATTAGCTTGCTCTTGACGGATTGAACAACGCAATCCTGCTAACAAAATCCAACCAGCCAGATTTAACCTGCTATCAAAAAAAGGCATATCTGTCGCATGCATAACGACAACAATAAAACTCGCAGCCCACCAAGCTCTATCAAAAAGAAGAATGTTGGTTGCATAATTTCTACTCATCCCACCTTTCAACATGCCTCGATATAAAGCTGTAATAAGTAAAGACAAAACACAACAAACAACTAATAAAGAAACAAGTAGACCATAACTAACAGCTAATTCCAAAGGAAGATTATGAGCATGACCATGCCATTGGCCTGTACGAATAGGATATAAAACAGAAAAAGCCGCTGCTCCCCAGCCAAGCCAAGGACGCTCTAAACAAAGTTGAATCGCAATGCCCCATTGACTTAAA harbors:
- the acnB gene encoding bifunctional aconitate hydratase 2/2-methylisocitrate dehydratase, with protein sequence MLSAYRELAAERNALGIPALPLSAEQTQELTELLENPPAGEDKTLLHLLQERIPPGVDEAAYVKATWLSSVAQRSTISPLVSPLDATHLLGTMVGGYNVSALLELLSNKDEAIANNAAKELSQILLVYDAVNDVLELAKTNPFAKKVITSWADGEWFTSKASLPQEITVTIFKVTGETNTDDLSPATHATTRPDIPLHALAMLETRDPSALATIYENKKKGHPIAYVGDVVGTGSSRKSAINSVLWHIGNDIPYVPNKRAGGIILGGKIAPIFFNTAEDSGTLPIECDVSQLETGDVIKIYPYEGVIKKAEIETSNYSDQPLTKFELKPATIHDEVQAGGRIPLMIGRALTDKVRKKLGLEPSNLFIRPSEKLETHHGFTQAQKMVGRACGLIGVTPGTSCEPVMTTVGSQDTTGPMTRDEMKELACLGFSADLVMQSFCHTAAYPKPIDLKTQKELPDFFSERGGVALRPGDGIIHSWLNRMLLPDTVGTGGDSHTRFPLGISFPGGSGIVAFAAAIGSMPLDMPESVLVRFKGSLQSGITLRDIVNAIPWVAIQQGLLTIEKSNKINVFNGKIMEIEGLPDLKLEQAFELTDASAERSCAGCSIKLSEETVAEYLKSNVALMQNMIFRGYQDARTLRRRIEEMQNWLKEPKLLSADPDATYAEILNIDLSEIKEPVLACPNDPDNVKLLSEVANESIQEVFIGSCMTNIGHYRAAAKILEGEGRIKTRLWVCPPTRMDEEILKKEGFYEIFEAAGSRMEMPGCSLCMGNQARVEDNTTVFSTSTRNFNNRLGKGAQVYLGSAELAAVCALLGKIPTTAEYLAIAGEKITPYAKDLYRYLNFDQISGFEEESRATNKANEQALSSSK
- a CDS encoding ClC family H(+)/Cl(-) exchange transporter, with amino-acid sequence MTFTKAINSEEQINSSRSIRRLLKQRWFVVVLTLILTGLGAALTGVLFKAGIHFLEDWRLKLREDLPTWFLLPSLGALGGLVSALLISRLAPAAGGSGVTHIMGYLRHKAVPMGLRVGVIKLIAGIIAIGSGFPLGPEGPAVQMGGSVAWKMAQILKAPRPFRRVIVAAGGGAGIAAVFSAPIGGFIYAIEELLNSARPVILLLVVVTTFWADTWADILQSFGLDPTAGGFNSSVGFQLVRKYNTDIAFFPIDLAYLIALGVIIGILAELYSRYVLTMQRKGNQLFQNRLVLRMVLSGFLLGIIYASLSDSFHDISSLQYEIATGNLGIRKALEIFTVLFITTGLAAASGAPGGLFYPMLTLGGAIGLACGDWLQGITNYVPSTYVFAGMGAFVAGCSRTPITAMFLAFALTKDLLILKPILVACITSFLIARIFNEHSIYERQLNMEIT
- a CDS encoding radical SAM protein; translated protein: MLAFPSTYEVGITSLGYQIIWSTLAQREDIHIKRLFTDQGDQPHQKCDLFGLSLSWELDGPVLLDLLEKSRIPLWSFQRKENDPIVFGGGPVLTANPEPLAPFFDVILLGDGEELLPNFIETCKKIRGEKRFKQLQALATIPGIYVPSLYEPQFSSDGNFLGVIPIDPTIPSSISKQTWKSNTLSHSTVITPDSAWPNIHMIEVVRSCPELCRFCLASYLTLPFRTSSLNNGLLPALEKGLKVTKRIGLLGASVTQHPEFPELMQWLNKEKFNDIHLSVSSVRASTVNTQLTNILAKRGSKSITIAIESGSERIRKVINKKLLEEEIYSAARYTLEGGLKALKLYGMVGLPSEEEEDVDKTAELLINLKKAVPQLRLKLGVSTFVPKAHTPFQWDGINKDAAKRLKYLNKKLKPKGIDIRPESYRLSVIQTLLSRSDRRLAPVIARMRCGENSLSAWKKTYNEVRNQDLYSASQPTLRPLPPPPPWEEVVHKRWDECNVLPWNHIKGPLGIDRLLEHRHLALENNGD